In Candidatus Nanopelagicales bacterium, a single genomic region encodes these proteins:
- a CDS encoding helix-turn-helix transcriptional regulator: MAKLSEMRKAADVKATSFKDSSVAVHAARMAFAHEVAIQVIAYRADRNLSQTALAKELGMQQPTIARLEAGEHEPSSTTLERLARVLGMEFQMAITQEIPVMHLVSVKVPKLPKNETKRRLVS; this comes from the coding sequence ATGGCGAAGTTATCGGAAATGCGTAAGGCCGCTGATGTCAAAGCGACAAGTTTCAAAGATTCAAGTGTTGCTGTACATGCAGCGCGCATGGCATTCGCTCACGAAGTCGCTATCCAAGTGATTGCTTATCGTGCTGATCGAAATCTCTCGCAGACTGCCCTTGCCAAGGAACTTGGCATGCAACAACCGACTATTGCGCGCTTGGAAGCAGGGGAACACGAACCCAGCAGCACAACGCTTGAGCGACTTGCGCGTGTCCTTGGAATGGAATTCCAGATGGCTATCACTCAGGAAATTCCAGTCATGCATTTGGTTTCAGTCAAAGTGCCGAAACTTCCTAAGAATGAAACAAAACGCCGACTCGTGAGTT
- a CDS encoding dTDP-4-dehydrorhamnose 3,5-epimerase family protein yields the protein MQVNELAIEGVWSFTPLQRPDDRGVFLEAFKADMLRTASGHSLALEQMNISVSKLGTVRGVHFAQVPPGQAKYVQCFSGRILDIVVDIRVGSPTFGQWDAIELNDENRIGLYISEGLGHAFCALSDSVTVGYLCSEPYAPGREHGIHPLDPALGLPFPEGTAALLSPKDAAAPTLAQAAELGLLPTYDECKSFIATLK from the coding sequence GTGCAGGTCAATGAGTTAGCAATCGAAGGCGTGTGGTCGTTCACCCCGCTGCAGCGGCCCGATGATCGCGGAGTCTTTCTGGAAGCCTTCAAGGCCGACATGCTGCGCACCGCTTCTGGCCATTCACTTGCACTCGAGCAAATGAATATTTCGGTTTCCAAGCTCGGAACTGTGCGCGGTGTGCACTTTGCTCAGGTGCCTCCCGGTCAAGCCAAATATGTGCAGTGCTTCAGCGGACGCATTCTCGACATCGTTGTGGATATTCGGGTGGGCTCACCAACCTTCGGTCAGTGGGATGCGATCGAACTCAACGACGAAAACCGCATCGGGCTCTACATCTCTGAAGGCCTGGGGCATGCGTTCTGCGCACTCTCAGATTCTGTAACCGTTGGCTATCTGTGCTCTGAGCCTTATGCACCAGGCCGCGAACATGGCATTCATCCACTTGATCCAGCCCTTGGCTTGCCGTTCCCCGAGGGCACGGCTGCATTGCTTTCACCAAAGGATGCGGCGGCGCCGACCTTGGCCCAAGCTGCTGAGCTCGGTCTGTTGCCAACCTATGACGAGTGCAAGTCGTTCATCGCAACCTTGAAATAG
- a CDS encoding DUF1972 domain-containing protein translates to MRIAILGTRGVPATYGGFETAVEEIGKRLVTRGYEVTVYCRNPGQKQTEYLGMHLVNLPAIKHRFTETLSHTTFSTAHAIIKDRPDVVLLLNAGNAPLLRPLKLAKIPTAIHLDGLESKREKWRGAGAKYYKWAEDASVKQGQEVIADAQAIADHVKAGYGRDCVVIAYGAPVIHPESTRLHELGLEQGNYHLVVARFEPENHVLEAVHAYKASNETKPLVVVGSAPYSQWYVDAVHGAAANDPRIRFTGGIYDQELLDQLYGNATTYIHGHSVGGTNPSLLRAMGAGAAVLAYEVEFNREVTNNQALFWADADVLTALFNEIATGAKDQELAELKAKSQQRILEHYQWDQVTDQYEALIKKLYDSKKNTSKNEGARK, encoded by the coding sequence ATGCGAATCGCCATCCTGGGCACCCGAGGTGTCCCAGCCACCTATGGCGGATTCGAAACGGCCGTTGAAGAAATCGGCAAGCGCCTGGTTACTCGCGGATATGAGGTGACGGTCTATTGCCGCAACCCTGGTCAAAAGCAGACCGAGTACCTCGGCATGCATCTGGTGAATCTTCCAGCGATCAAGCATCGATTCACCGAAACCTTGAGTCACACCACCTTCAGCACCGCTCACGCCATCATCAAAGATCGCCCTGACGTGGTGCTGCTGCTGAACGCTGGAAATGCCCCACTACTTCGCCCACTCAAGCTCGCGAAAATCCCCACCGCGATTCACCTGGATGGTCTTGAATCCAAGCGTGAGAAGTGGCGTGGCGCGGGAGCCAAGTACTACAAGTGGGCCGAAGACGCTTCAGTGAAGCAAGGCCAAGAAGTGATTGCTGACGCGCAAGCCATCGCCGATCACGTGAAAGCGGGATATGGCCGAGATTGTGTCGTGATTGCCTATGGCGCCCCCGTGATTCATCCGGAAAGTACCCGCCTACATGAACTTGGCCTTGAGCAAGGCAACTATCACTTGGTGGTCGCACGCTTTGAGCCAGAAAATCATGTGCTCGAAGCAGTGCATGCATACAAGGCAAGTAACGAAACCAAACCGCTGGTTGTGGTTGGTAGTGCTCCGTATTCCCAGTGGTACGTGGATGCAGTGCATGGCGCAGCGGCCAATGATCCGCGCATTCGCTTCACCGGCGGTATTTACGACCAAGAACTTCTTGACCAGCTCTATGGAAATGCAACCACCTATATTCATGGCCATAGCGTTGGTGGCACGAATCCGAGTTTGCTGCGCGCCATGGGTGCAGGCGCCGCAGTGTTGGCATATGAAGTTGAATTCAATCGCGAAGTGACGAATAACCAAGCACTCTTCTGGGCTGATGCGGATGTACTCACAGCCTTGTTCAATGAGATTGCAACGGGTGCCAAAGACCAAGAGCTCGCCGAACTCAAAGCAAAGAGCCAACAACGAATTCTTGAGCATTATCAATGGGATCAAGTCACTGATCAATATGAAGCATTGATCAAGAAGCTGTATGACAGCAAGAAAAACACAAGCAAAAACGAAGGCGCGAGGAAATGA
- a CDS encoding glycosyltransferase, which yields MTVGVVIVTHNSAHFIAQTLESVKNQTQLPDFIAVIDDHSADNTIQVVHEQLVSSGIQYLIHPAKTEESDLHTRIAQNFMQGVKEAQNTGMEIIVLGDHDDLWHEHRIAQHVKSFEENPTAVMVAADGLIKRDDNPAVDQTSLPQTSHQETLRSSFPVPADFNELRTTQQFSYVMKHSVATGGASAIKPEKFQGFNVPKGWLHDRWWSLAATAHRGLVIDTTPVIDYRITAEQQVGLDTANQQASKASWLGGHLKRLPRTIKRSYDLVPLYIASR from the coding sequence ATGACCGTCGGCGTTGTCATCGTCACGCATAACTCTGCGCATTTCATTGCGCAAACACTGGAAAGCGTCAAGAACCAAACCCAGTTGCCTGACTTCATTGCCGTGATTGATGATCATTCTGCTGACAATACGATCCAGGTAGTGCATGAACAGCTCGTGAGTTCTGGTATTCAGTACCTGATTCACCCAGCAAAAACTGAGGAATCAGACCTTCACACCCGCATTGCCCAAAACTTCATGCAAGGCGTGAAGGAAGCGCAAAACACGGGCATGGAAATCATCGTGCTCGGTGATCACGATGACCTTTGGCATGAACATCGCATTGCGCAGCATGTGAAGAGCTTTGAAGAGAACCCCACCGCGGTGATGGTGGCTGCCGATGGTCTGATCAAAAGAGATGACAATCCAGCAGTAGATCAAACGTCTTTGCCGCAAACATCTCATCAAGAAACCCTGCGCAGTTCATTCCCAGTGCCAGCAGATTTCAATGAGCTGCGCACTACGCAGCAATTCAGTTATGTCATGAAGCATTCCGTTGCGACTGGCGGAGCCAGTGCGATCAAGCCAGAGAAGTTCCAAGGTTTTAATGTGCCAAAGGGTTGGTTACATGATCGTTGGTGGAGTTTGGCAGCAACCGCGCATCGCGGTTTAGTTATCGACACCACCCCAGTGATTGATTACCGCATCACGGCAGAACAGCAAGTTGGGCTTGATACTGCGAATCAACAGGCGAGCAAGGCGAGTTGGTTAGGTGGGCACCTCAAGAGACTTCCTCGCACGATCAAGCGCAGCTACGACCTAGTACCGCTGTACATCGCTAGCCGTTAA
- a CDS encoding XRE family transcriptional regulator — MTEWVRWEDVKKKRPRTPEQEEAGRRAIQNLITGYELAQLRKSRKLTQVQVAKVMGVSQRRVSAIERGEIDRSEITTLRAYINALGGQIRIVADFGDESTQIA; from the coding sequence ATGACTGAGTGGGTTCGTTGGGAGGATGTTAAGAAGAAGCGGCCGCGTACGCCCGAGCAAGAGGAAGCTGGTCGTCGCGCAATACAAAACCTCATTACTGGATATGAGCTTGCACAACTTCGCAAATCCAGGAAACTCACCCAGGTGCAAGTCGCAAAGGTCATGGGTGTTTCCCAGCGCAGAGTTTCAGCAATTGAACGTGGAGAAATCGATCGTTCAGAAATCACAACGTTACGTGCCTACATCAATGCGCTTGGAGGTCAGATTCGAATCGTCGCCGATTTTGGCGATGAGTCAACGCAGATTGCTTAA
- a CDS encoding type II toxin-antitoxin system RelE/ParE family toxin has product MQEFYSESRQSRWVVVVVVEVASWIQSLDRSAYDRISDGVEALSEFGPTLGRPLVDRIHGSKFANMRELRIGTFRILFAFDPARNAVLLLAGDKQGEWNNWYRRAIPIADQRFEDWLHAREEERP; this is encoded by the coding sequence ATGCAAGAGTTCTATTCTGAGAGTCGTCAATCACGATGGGTGGTGGTTGTCGTGGTTGAGGTGGCGTCTTGGATTCAGTCCCTTGATCGCTCCGCTTATGACCGAATTAGCGACGGGGTGGAGGCTCTGAGCGAATTCGGGCCGACTCTGGGTAGGCCGCTGGTTGACCGAATACATGGAAGCAAGTTCGCGAATATGAGGGAGCTGCGGATTGGCACCTTTCGAATTCTGTTTGCCTTCGACCCGGCGCGTAATGCAGTGCTCCTCCTGGCCGGAGATAAGCAGGGTGAATGGAACAACTGGTACCGAAGGGCAATTCCCATTGCCGATCAAAGGTTTGAAGACTGGCTACACGCACGAGAGGAAGAACGACCATGA
- a CDS encoding glycosyltransferase: MSALLIDVTDLVEFLQRRESVSGVQRVIAETTPLLEGHSETAAHAVILDRGRGVFVQLSHSEHHLLIHRGARAGSDASRDELAAAATGALNRAATATPVKINQGDVLLFLGALWINDALMLAARDAHAQGATLVDLLYDLTPVLQTGHTAAVNKLFERYLNLICQTASRVPAISYSSRRDFETYAQAHGYEVVPGAATGLPCGLTPQSFDNNHTNTQSWPRPYVLFVGTVESRKNHILAFNAWRELIETHGADNVPDLVCVGRLGWHATEFLTQYVTSHGLDGKVSVLSTSVSDAELADFYAGAEFTIYPSNYEGWGLPVSESIAFGKVPVVADNSSLREAGRDLAIYFETDNQQAFIHALDAVLNKENRAQLEARIASDTTPSITWAKVADVINQEIAAAQAVGSRPLMVPAIELGREYMLSVGSPAPDSGYADQVLEHLQSEGLTPMLRQPRGERDFEIVDAAVIGTFGSPQVWGNELRPGKRADFRIERPVAGSLVLLISTRSMPGVVTIDASGPGGPVKEEVYLGSVIKLPLGDGRAGESAQVSLTVTDATNSIEGFMGIRSFVVLKADDLTAEVLAHKSAAEALRQEIDFIQNTRSWKVTAPLRKIKGRGAN; encoded by the coding sequence GTGTCCGCCCTGCTGATCGACGTCACTGACCTCGTCGAATTCCTGCAGCGCCGCGAATCCGTCTCTGGTGTCCAGCGCGTAATCGCTGAGACCACCCCGCTCCTCGAAGGCCACTCGGAAACAGCGGCCCATGCCGTGATCCTGGATCGTGGCCGAGGTGTGTTCGTCCAGCTCAGCCATTCAGAACACCACTTGCTGATCCATCGCGGAGCCCGAGCCGGCAGCGATGCAAGCCGCGATGAGCTGGCAGCCGCAGCAACCGGAGCACTGAACCGTGCGGCCACCGCAACGCCTGTGAAGATCAATCAAGGCGATGTGTTGCTCTTCCTCGGAGCGCTGTGGATAAACGATGCGTTGATGTTGGCTGCGCGCGATGCGCATGCTCAAGGCGCGACTCTTGTTGATCTGCTTTATGACCTCACACCAGTGCTGCAAACAGGTCACACCGCGGCAGTGAACAAACTCTTTGAGCGTTACCTCAATTTGATTTGTCAGACAGCCAGCCGTGTCCCAGCTATTTCTTATTCAAGCCGTCGCGATTTTGAAACCTATGCACAAGCCCATGGCTATGAAGTAGTGCCAGGAGCAGCAACAGGATTGCCATGCGGATTAACACCCCAGAGTTTCGACAATAATCACACGAACACACAATCTTGGCCACGACCATACGTGCTCTTCGTAGGCACAGTTGAGTCACGCAAAAATCACATACTTGCCTTCAATGCGTGGCGCGAACTCATTGAAACTCATGGCGCTGACAATGTGCCCGATTTAGTGTGTGTGGGCCGTTTAGGTTGGCACGCAACGGAATTTTTAACTCAGTACGTCACTAGCCACGGTCTTGACGGCAAGGTCAGTGTGCTCAGCACGAGCGTGAGTGATGCAGAGCTCGCTGATTTTTATGCAGGTGCGGAATTCACGATCTATCCATCGAATTACGAAGGATGGGGTTTACCCGTTTCTGAAAGCATTGCCTTTGGCAAGGTTCCCGTTGTTGCGGACAACTCTTCACTTCGTGAAGCAGGCAGAGATCTCGCCATCTATTTCGAAACGGACAATCAGCAAGCTTTTATCCATGCACTTGACGCAGTACTCAATAAAGAAAATCGTGCGCAACTTGAAGCACGCATTGCATCAGACACCACACCATCGATCACTTGGGCCAAAGTTGCCGACGTCATCAATCAAGAAATTGCAGCAGCGCAAGCTGTAGGAAGCAGGCCACTCATGGTTCCCGCAATCGAACTCGGTCGTGAATACATGCTCAGCGTGGGCTCACCTGCTCCCGACTCTGGCTACGCCGACCAAGTGCTCGAGCATCTTCAAAGCGAAGGCCTGACACCCATGCTGCGCCAGCCACGAGGCGAGCGAGACTTCGAAATCGTTGACGCAGCAGTCATTGGCACCTTTGGCTCCCCTCAGGTGTGGGGCAATGAACTTCGCCCAGGCAAGCGTGCCGACTTCCGCATTGAGCGCCCGGTTGCCGGCTCGCTCGTGCTGCTCATCTCTACCCGATCAATGCCCGGCGTGGTCACCATCGATGCCAGTGGCCCAGGTGGTCCCGTCAAAGAAGAGGTCTACCTCGGTTCAGTGATCAAGTTGCCTCTTGGAGACGGGCGAGCAGGAGAGTCCGCTCAAGTAAGCCTGACCGTTACCGACGCCACGAATTCCATCGAAGGCTTCATGGGTATTCGTTCATTTGTGGTGCTCAAAGCTGACGACCTCACCGCAGAAGTGCTGGCTCACAAGTCAGCAGCTGAAGCCTTGCGCCAAGAGATCGACTTCATTCAGAACACACGCTCGTGGAAGGTCACGGCGCCTCTACGCAAAATCAAAGGGCGCGGCGCGAACTAG
- a CDS encoding ABC transporter permease, translating into MLTALKKQHALIWAFANRDFATRYRASVLGWAWSLVQPLATLVIFAAVFSIVFRVQAPNMGNGENSYAAYLFTGMVTWNLFSSLVTLSMTQLKSNGELLKKVHFPAYAPVLGASIVQLIQVALELVVLIGMFLILGNIGFTWFIAIPILIGTALFAQGIGLMLSIMNARFGDVMYIVGVVLGALYFLTPVLYPMSLVETHSSALAWVVKLNPMSWYVQAMHDAMYTLTAVSVLEVLALLVGGFLVFWAGFSIFNRFSEDIGEML; encoded by the coding sequence GTGCTGACGGCCCTCAAGAAGCAACATGCCCTGATTTGGGCCTTCGCCAACCGAGATTTTGCGACCCGCTACCGCGCAAGCGTGCTGGGTTGGGCCTGGTCGTTGGTGCAGCCCCTTGCAACCCTGGTTATTTTCGCTGCCGTTTTCAGCATCGTGTTCCGGGTTCAGGCCCCAAATATGGGCAATGGCGAGAATTCCTACGCGGCTTATCTCTTCACCGGCATGGTCACCTGGAATTTGTTTTCTAGTTTGGTCACGCTGTCGATGACCCAACTCAAGAGCAACGGTGAGCTGCTGAAGAAGGTGCACTTCCCGGCCTACGCCCCCGTGCTCGGCGCCAGCATCGTGCAGTTGATTCAGGTAGCTCTTGAGCTCGTCGTATTAATCGGCATGTTCTTGATCCTGGGCAACATCGGCTTTACCTGGTTCATTGCCATTCCAATTTTGATTGGCACCGCGCTTTTTGCTCAGGGCATTGGCTTGATGCTTTCGATCATGAACGCCCGCTTTGGCGATGTGATGTACATCGTTGGTGTTGTGCTCGGTGCTCTCTATTTCTTGACCCCAGTGCTGTATCCAATGAGCTTGGTTGAAACACACAGCAGCGCACTTGCATGGGTCGTGAAACTCAATCCAATGTCTTGGTACGTGCAAGCAATGCACGATGCGATGTACACATTGACTGCGGTGTCAGTGCTTGAAGTGTTGGCGCTTCTTGTCGGTGGCTTCCTTGTGTTCTGGGCTGGTTTTAGCATCTTCAACCGCTTCAGCGAAGACATCGGAGAAATGCTGTGA
- a CDS encoding ABC transporter ATP-binding protein — MSEYAVEISNVGKRFMRSSERRNSIKERIVRGQGKRAEEFWAVKDVSLNVPKGSVYGLIGHNGSGKSTLLKMIGGIYRPTQGTITSQGRIASLIELGAGFHPEMTGRENIGLNGSILGLPRKEIAEVTDEIIDFSGLREFIDDPVKHYSSGMYVRLGFAVAVHMKPDVLLVDEVLAVGDEEFQRKCFDHLYSLRKAGKTIIVVSHGLGQLEALCDEVAWLERGTLQEIGEPTDVVASYLKRVNAEESSKNPLAEAKRDEADHEGGLQSNLRLKSVALTSTDGTPLNHAETGTTFTIKVGMHLTETVLGPNVRIALQHESGPLVTMVGNHKAGFDFSYVPAGDHMVEMDLLQNPLLPGRYRVHVDVFDHTGAKLLDSWNDAAEFPVRSASGEIGQGFVQLQAEYRLK, encoded by the coding sequence GTGAGCGAATACGCAGTCGAAATCTCCAATGTTGGCAAGCGTTTTATGCGCAGCAGCGAGCGTCGCAATTCCATTAAAGAACGCATCGTGCGCGGGCAAGGCAAGCGCGCTGAAGAGTTCTGGGCTGTCAAAGATGTGTCACTGAATGTTCCAAAGGGCAGTGTCTACGGCCTCATTGGTCATAACGGTTCCGGAAAATCAACACTGTTGAAAATGATCGGCGGAATTTACCGACCAACGCAAGGCACCATCACCAGCCAGGGCCGTATCGCTTCGCTGATTGAGCTTGGCGCTGGGTTCCATCCGGAAATGACAGGCCGGGAAAACATTGGCTTGAATGGTTCGATTCTTGGCCTGCCACGTAAAGAAATAGCAGAAGTAACCGACGAGATCATTGATTTCTCCGGCCTTCGCGAATTCATTGACGATCCCGTGAAGCATTACTCAAGTGGCATGTATGTGCGTCTTGGTTTCGCTGTTGCTGTGCATATGAAGCCTGATGTGTTGCTCGTTGACGAAGTGCTCGCAGTTGGCGATGAAGAGTTCCAGCGTAAGTGTTTTGACCATCTCTATTCACTTCGTAAAGCCGGCAAAACCATCATCGTTGTGAGCCATGGCCTTGGCCAACTAGAAGCACTCTGTGATGAAGTTGCCTGGCTTGAACGCGGTACCTTGCAAGAAATTGGCGAGCCAACTGATGTTGTGGCGAGTTATCTCAAGCGCGTGAACGCTGAAGAATCTTCAAAGAATCCGCTCGCTGAAGCTAAGCGTGATGAAGCCGATCACGAAGGGGGCTTACAAAGCAATCTTCGTTTGAAGTCAGTAGCGCTCACCAGTACCGATGGCACGCCGTTGAATCATGCGGAAACTGGCACCACCTTCACAATCAAGGTCGGCATGCACCTCACCGAAACAGTGCTTGGGCCAAATGTGCGCATCGCGTTGCAGCATGAATCAGGCCCGCTCGTGACGATGGTTGGCAATCACAAAGCAGGCTTTGATTTCAGTTACGTACCCGCCGGTGATCACATGGTGGAAATGGACCTGCTTCAAAACCCTTTGCTACCAGGGCGTTATCGCGTACACGTCGATGTGTTTGACCACACTGGCGCCAAGTTGCTCGACTCTTGGAATGATGCGGCTGAGTTCCCAGTACGCAGCGCATCCGGTGAAATTGGCCAAGGCTTTGTTCAACTTCAAGCTGAATACCGATTGAAGTAA
- a CDS encoding glycosyltransferase has translation MVSESNPLIKAKRRAGRVKRYVKRKVYERNIGKHYKAWLAQAETIAPGTTTHDFTISIIVPVYNPPIDFLDECLNSVIKQQASNWQLVVANDGSTKPEVAEYLAAFAAAHATDARVRVVTKENGGISSALNAALSHAHGEYVGMLDHDDALDPRCVELFSQTIETNAHPDAVYSDEDKLSPKGEHYDLYCKPSFSPELLLTQMYLCHFTVFKREQMNAVGGLRTSMDGAQDFDLALRLLPQLKNVVRIPLPLYHWRAWSESTALSIDAKPWAQQSAARAQQEHIDRTFNGGTVAPSHIQGLNEVHPKIEGTHKVSVIIPTIGTLNDRGTSRYVDDAVKSLIENETETALEIIIVTTGVIPHVEVGNLDKHELKHVVYDTQSFNFSEAINAGRAAATGDYLLLLNDDTTVAEANPVTKLLEIGQIDEVGVTGAKLTYPDTRFQHVGMVLLPSGPTHAWISKPNKEPGYFGSTLTPRNYAAVTAAAFLVRTSVFDQVQGFDVAFAKDYNDVDFCLRVREAGYRVAWTPYAHFVHYEGATMARKKTDQQEHALFVERWSSMLNNDPYYSPALNPELQRIYEAL, from the coding sequence GTGGTCAGTGAATCCAACCCACTGATCAAGGCGAAGCGTCGCGCTGGCCGAGTGAAGCGTTACGTCAAGCGCAAGGTGTATGAACGCAACATCGGCAAGCATTACAAAGCGTGGTTAGCGCAAGCGGAAACCATTGCGCCTGGAACCACCACTCACGACTTCACTATCTCCATCATCGTTCCGGTCTATAACCCACCGATTGATTTCCTAGATGAGTGTTTGAACTCAGTTATCAAGCAGCAAGCAAGCAACTGGCAATTAGTGGTTGCAAACGATGGATCAACGAAGCCTGAAGTCGCTGAATATCTGGCGGCATTTGCAGCAGCTCACGCAACCGATGCCCGAGTTCGCGTGGTCACCAAAGAAAACGGTGGCATTAGCTCCGCATTAAATGCAGCCTTAAGCCACGCGCATGGCGAATACGTGGGCATGCTCGATCATGATGATGCCTTGGATCCACGTTGCGTTGAACTCTTTAGCCAGACGATCGAAACCAATGCGCACCCTGATGCGGTGTATTCAGATGAAGACAAGCTCAGCCCAAAGGGCGAGCACTACGACCTTTACTGCAAGCCTTCGTTCTCACCAGAACTTCTGCTGACCCAGATGTATTTATGTCACTTCACCGTGTTCAAGCGCGAGCAGATGAATGCTGTAGGTGGGTTGCGAACCAGCATGGATGGTGCTCAAGATTTCGATCTTGCTTTGCGACTCCTTCCGCAGTTGAAAAACGTGGTGCGCATTCCCCTTCCGCTGTATCACTGGCGAGCATGGAGTGAGTCGACTGCACTTTCCATTGACGCAAAGCCGTGGGCTCAGCAATCTGCGGCGCGTGCACAGCAAGAACACATCGATCGAACCTTCAATGGTGGAACCGTCGCACCAAGTCATATTCAAGGCTTGAATGAAGTGCATCCGAAGATTGAGGGAACTCACAAGGTTTCCGTGATCATTCCGACGATTGGCACCCTCAATGATCGTGGCACCAGCCGTTATGTCGACGATGCAGTGAAGTCATTGATCGAAAACGAAACTGAAACTGCGCTTGAGATCATCATTGTGACCACAGGTGTGATTCCACATGTTGAAGTCGGCAATCTCGACAAGCATGAACTCAAGCACGTTGTGTATGACACCCAAAGTTTCAATTTCTCTGAAGCAATCAATGCAGGCCGCGCGGCGGCAACAGGTGACTACTTACTTCTTCTGAACGATGACACCACCGTTGCCGAAGCAAATCCGGTAACTAAGTTGCTCGAGATCGGTCAGATCGATGAAGTCGGAGTAACTGGAGCAAAGCTCACGTATCCGGATACTCGCTTCCAGCATGTAGGCATGGTGTTGTTGCCGAGCGGGCCCACCCATGCATGGATTAGCAAGCCCAATAAAGAACCTGGCTACTTTGGTTCGACGCTCACCCCACGCAATTACGCAGCAGTGACCGCAGCGGCGTTCTTGGTACGTACCAGTGTGTTCGATCAGGTTCAGGGCTTTGATGTGGCGTTTGCCAAGGATTACAACGATGTTGATTTCTGTTTGCGCGTACGCGAAGCCGGCTATCGCGTGGCTTGGACCCCGTATGCCCACTTCGTTCACTACGAAGGTGCGACGATGGCTCGCAAGAAGACAGACCAACAAGAACATGCACTCTTTGTTGAACGCTGGTCATCAATGCTCAACAATGATCCTTATTACTCACCAGCACTGAACCCAGAGCTGCAGCGGATTTACGAGGCCCTGTAA